The following nucleotide sequence is from Candidatus Equadaptatus faecalis.
AAGCACCGAGCGGGCGTTTTTTCGAATTTTCTATTGCCTCTGCAAGATTTTGCGCCGATTTTGCGCCCATTCTCTCAAGCATTCCTATTTCAAGCACGGAAAGTGCGTACAAGTCCGCGACGTTCTGTATCATTCCGCTGTCAACGAGCTGTGATACAAGTTTTTCGCCGAGTCCGCGTATGTCCATAGCCTGCCGTGAGCCGAAATGTTCTATTCTTTCCTTAACCTGTGCAGGGCAGGAACCGTTTGTGCATTTTACCGCGGCTTCACCGTTTATTCTCAGTGCCTTTGCGCCGCATACAGGACAGACGTCCGGTATTCTGAAAGGAAGCGCGTTTACTGGACGTTTTGAAAATTCCACCCGCACGACCTCGGGAATAATTTCCCCCGCCTTGTGCACCCAGATGCTGTCGCCTATGCGCACGTCTTTTCTGTCAAGTTCGTCCTGATTGTGGAGGCTCGCTCTCTGAACAATGGTTCCCGCAAGCCTTACAGGCTCAAAAACTGCCGTAGGCGTCAAGGTTCCTGTTCTTCCGACCGTTACCTCTATGTCAAGCACTTTCGCAAGCTTTTCTTCCGGCGGGAATTTGAAAGCTATCGCCCAGCGCGGCGCGTGGCTCGTTTCGCCGAGCTCTTCCCTCAGCCGCAGTTCGTTGAGCTTTACGACAACGCCGTCCGTGTCTATGCGGTGCGAAAACCTTTTTTCTGTCCAGCCGTCAAGATATTCGTTTATTTCGGCAAGACTTCCGCAGAGCTTTTCAGACTCCTGAACGGGAAGCCCCCATACACGCAGTTTGTCAAGCATTCCCTGCTGAGTGGTCACGCCGTAACGCTCCGGCGCAACAATCTGATAAAGATAAATGCTCAGCCTGCGGCGTGCGGTTACGGAAGCGTCAAGCTGTCTGAGGCTGCCTGCCGCCGCGTTTCTCGGATTCGCGAAAAGTGTTTCGTCCCTTTCCTCGCGCTCCGCGTTCAGCAGCGCAAAATCTTCCTTGTCCATGCACACTTCGCCGCGAACCTCTACGATGCCGGGAATTTTTTCGGCAAGCTCGAGAGGAAGCGTCTTTATTGTTTTGAGATTTTCGGTAACGTCTTCGCCGACGCGTCCGTTTC
It contains:
- the ligA gene encoding NAD-dependent DNA ligase LigA; translated protein: MTETADFRKRAEQLRAELDRHARLYYEQDAPEISDYEYDRLAKELELLEKEHPELVSAASPTQRVGGAAKEGFGKVEHAVPMMSLDNALDRDELQKFYEKLAASFERQNIEVLCEPKIDGLSASLIYEDGVFKSGSTRGNGRVGEDVTENLKTIKTLPLELAEKIPGIVEVRGEVCMDKEDFALLNAEREERDETLFANPRNAAAGSLRQLDASVTARRRLSIYLYQIVAPERYGVTTQQGMLDKLRVWGLPVQESEKLCGSLAEINEYLDGWTEKRFSHRIDTDGVVVKLNELRLREELGETSHAPRWAIAFKFPPEEKLAKVLDIEVTVGRTGTLTPTAVFEPVRLAGTIVQRASLHNQDELDRKDVRIGDSIWVHKAGEIIPEVVRVEFSKRPVNALPFRIPDVCPVCGAKALRINGEAAVKCTNGSCPAQVKERIEHFGSRQAMDIRGLGEKLVSQLVDSGMIQNVADLYALSVLEIGMLERMGAKSAQNLAEAIENSKKRPLGALINALGIRNVGEKTANDIAERFRSLDAVMKASLENESKLETTEGIGPVIAQSMVAFFSEPHNREMIERLRNYGLTFEISEPAADKTALPWNGLKFVLTGELASMTRGEASAKIQALGGDTAGSVSKKTDFVVVGENPGSKYLKAKELGIKILDEQEFINKLNEF